The following are encoded together in the Nitrospirota bacterium genome:
- the dnaK gene encoding molecular chaperone DnaK, with amino-acid sequence MGKVIGIDLGTTNSCVAVMTGGEPVVIPNSEGSRTTPSVVAFTDKGERLVGAIAKRQAITNPENTIFSIKRLIGRKFNAQEVSEAKKRLPYKIVEAPNGDAHVEARGKVYSPAEISAMILQKMKQTAEDYLGETVTEAVVTVPAYFDDSQRQATKDAGRISGLNVLRIINEPTAASLAYGLDKKKDERIAVYDLGGGTFDVSILEIGEGVFEVKSTNGNTYLGGDDFDLRIIDWMADEFKKDQGIDLRNDKMALQRLKEAAEKAKIELSSSMETDINLPFITADASGPKHLTMKLTKSKLEQLTDDLVEGSVVPCRRAMQDAGVTAKEINEVVLVGGQTRMPKVQKVVRDFFEREPHKGVNPDEVVAVGAAIQGGVLKGEVKDVLLLDVTPLSLGIETLGGVFTKLIERNSTIPTKKSQIFSTAADSQTAVTIKVCQGEREMAADNKMLGMFELMGIPSAPRGIPQIEVTFDIDANGIVHVSAKDKATGKEQSIRITASSGLNEDEIKQMVRDAESHAEEDKKKKQLVEARNEADNVIYSVEKSLAEFGDKVSADEKTSIQAAIDKTKKALESDDVDSIKNAIQELNTVSHKLAEEMYKKASAQQAGEGTDSGAGGHGEGAESGSEGKPKEDVVDADFEEVDKDKK; translated from the coding sequence ATGGGAAAAGTTATTGGTATAGACCTTGGGACCACTAATTCGTGTGTTGCAGTTATGACCGGCGGTGAACCTGTTGTGATACCCAATTCTGAAGGGAGCCGTACTACCCCGTCTGTAGTGGCTTTCACAGATAAAGGCGAGAGGCTGGTTGGGGCTATAGCCAAACGTCAGGCAATAACAAATCCGGAAAACACGATATTTTCAATAAAGAGGTTAATCGGCCGCAAGTTTAATGCCCAGGAGGTAAGTGAGGCAAAGAAGCGGCTTCCATACAAGATAGTTGAGGCGCCGAATGGTGATGCACATGTCGAGGCAAGGGGTAAGGTATACAGCCCTGCTGAGATATCAGCAATGATCCTGCAAAAGATGAAGCAGACTGCAGAAGATTACCTGGGAGAGACAGTTACAGAGGCTGTAGTAACTGTTCCTGCGTACTTTGACGATAGTCAAAGGCAGGCTACAAAAGATGCAGGGCGCATTTCTGGTCTCAATGTGCTGAGAATCATAAACGAACCAACCGCAGCATCACTTGCATATGGACTGGATAAGAAAAAGGATGAGAGGATTGCTGTTTATGATCTTGGCGGCGGTACTTTTGATGTTTCAATCCTTGAGATTGGAGAAGGAGTTTTTGAAGTCAAATCAACTAACGGTAATACATACCTTGGAGGTGACGACTTTGACCTGCGGATTATTGACTGGATGGCTGATGAATTCAAGAAGGATCAGGGGATTGATCTGAGAAATGATAAGATGGCTCTTCAGAGACTAAAAGAGGCTGCTGAAAAGGCGAAGATAGAGTTGTCGTCTTCTATGGAGACAGATATCAACCTGCCTTTTATTACCGCTGATGCATCAGGGCCCAAGCATCTTACGATGAAGCTTACTAAGTCAAAACTGGAACAACTTACTGATGATCTGGTAGAAGGTTCCGTGGTCCCATGTCGCAGGGCCATGCAGGACGCAGGTGTTACTGCAAAAGAGATAAATGAGGTTGTATTAGTCGGCGGACAGACGAGGATGCCAAAGGTGCAGAAAGTGGTTCGTGACTTTTTTGAAAGAGAGCCGCACAAAGGTGTAAATCCAGATGAGGTTGTTGCTGTCGGGGCAGCAATACAGGGAGGGGTATTGAAGGGGGAGGTCAAGGATGTCCTTCTTCTTGACGTAACGCCACTTTCCCTTGGTATTGAGACACTTGGCGGGGTATTTACAAAGTTGATCGAGAGAAACAGCACAATCCCTACAAAGAAGAGTCAGATATTTTCAACTGCCGCAGACAGTCAGACGGCGGTTACGATAAAAGTCTGTCAGGGTGAAAGGGAGATGGCTGCAGACAATAAAATGCTTGGGATGTTTGAACTCATGGGTATCCCGTCAGCGCCGCGCGGCATTCCCCAGATTGAAGTGACCTTCGACATTGATGCAAACGGTATTGTCCATGTTTCTGCTAAGGACAAGGCTACAGGAAAAGAGCAGTCAATCAGGATCACTGCATCAAGCGGATTAAATGAGGATGAAATTAAACAGATGGTCAGGGATGCAGAGTCTCATGCGGAGGAAGATAAGAAGAAGAAACAGCTTGTAGAGGCCAGAAATGAAGCGGATAATGTAATATATTCTGTTGAGAAGTCACTGGCTGAATTTGGAGACAAGGTATCAGCGGATGAAAAGACGAGTATCCAGGCCGCAATTGATAAAACGAAAAAGGCATTGGAATCAGATGATGTTGACTCGATAAAGAATGCCATACAGGAATTAAACACTGTGTCACACAAGCTTGCAGAGGAAATGTATAAGAAGGCATCTGCGCAGCAGGCAGGTGAAGGTACTGATTCTGGTGCCGGCGGGCATGGTGAAGGGGCAGAATCGGGATCAGAGGGTAAGCCAAAAGAAGATGTTGTTGATGCTGATTTTGAAGAAGTGGATAAAGACAAGAAGTAA
- the dnaJ gene encoding molecular chaperone DnaJ, translated as MSTKRDYYEVLGVGRDASSEDIKKSYRKLAHRFHPDKTQGNKEEEEKFKEANEAYEILSDPDKRRKYDSFGHSMGGAGFGGGEGFGGFGDIFEDIFEDFFGAGTRRGRRTQKGADLRYNLEISFEEAAFGHESKINIPRMETCTSCDGTGAKSSTKVSTCPTCKGTGQVRFQQGFFTLARTCSHCNGEGRLVTDPCDKCHGRKRIQKDRTLSIKVPPGVESGSRLRLSNEGEAGIEGGPSGDLYVVITVKEHPFFVREGNDVLCSIPVSFVQAALGSKIEVPTLKGEVSLNVPPGTQPGSTLRIKGKGIPDLRGYGTGDQIVEVDVQIPKKLTPRQKELLEEYARISGEEINTGSGSFFQKVKDIF; from the coding sequence TTGTCCACTAAGAGAGACTATTATGAAGTGCTGGGTGTTGGAAGGGATGCATCCAGTGAAGATATAAAGAAGTCCTATCGTAAACTTGCTCATCGCTTTCATCCTGATAAGACGCAGGGGAATAAAGAGGAAGAGGAGAAGTTTAAAGAGGCAAATGAGGCTTATGAAATATTGAGTGATCCGGACAAGCGTAGAAAGTATGATTCGTTTGGACATAGTATGGGTGGGGCAGGGTTTGGAGGAGGCGAAGGGTTTGGCGGTTTTGGTGATATCTTTGAGGACATATTCGAAGACTTTTTCGGCGCCGGCACAAGGAGGGGGAGGCGCACTCAGAAGGGTGCCGATCTAAGGTACAACCTTGAAATATCATTTGAAGAGGCAGCGTTTGGCCATGAATCAAAGATAAATATACCCAGGATGGAGACATGTACTTCTTGTGATGGCACAGGGGCAAAGTCTTCCACCAAAGTCTCGACATGTCCAACCTGCAAAGGGACCGGTCAGGTTAGATTTCAGCAGGGTTTTTTTACACTTGCAAGGACATGTTCCCACTGTAATGGTGAAGGACGTCTCGTTACCGACCCATGCGATAAATGTCATGGCAGAAAGAGGATTCAGAAGGATCGTACGCTGTCCATAAAAGTTCCTCCAGGTGTTGAATCGGGGTCAAGGTTAAGGCTGTCCAATGAGGGTGAAGCAGGCATAGAGGGGGGGCCATCCGGAGATCTTTACGTTGTTATTACAGTAAAAGAACACCCGTTTTTTGTGAGAGAGGGGAATGATGTTTTATGCAGTATCCCTGTAAGTTTTGTTCAGGCCGCCCTTGGCTCTAAGATAGAAGTCCCAACTTTAAAAGGTGAAGTATCCCTAAATGTTCCGCCCGGGACTCAGCCGGGAAGTACACTGCGTATTAAAGGCAAAGGAATTCCTGACCTTAGGGGTTATGGTACCGGTGATCAGATTGTAGAAGTAGATGTTCAAATTCCAAAGAAGCTCACCCCAAGACAAAAAGAACTTCTCGAAGAGTATGCAAGGATTTCCGGTGAGGAAATAAATACGGGAAGCGGTAGTTTCTTTCAAAAGGTAAAGGATATATTTTAG
- a CDS encoding 16S rRNA (uracil(1498)-N(3))-methyltransferase: protein MSVFFIKKNQLKENNISITGELLKHLRDSLRIEIGEMIYCVDEEGTKYGVLATHIGKDLFIGEIIETTSRHKDTAISIYLVQSVPKGPKMDFIIQKSTELGVKAIAPVISDRSVVRIDKSRVEDKLKRWKKIALEAAQQSNRLDLPEISPPISFHDYMASFKKGDLNLMLYEGEKKRGIKEVIRGIKEIKDIVKKVIILIGPEGGLSREEVDIAVKVGFTSVSLGNLILRSETAPIVALSILQYEFGQMG from the coding sequence TTGTCTGTATTCTTCATCAAAAAAAATCAGTTAAAAGAAAATAACATCAGCATAACGGGTGAACTATTAAAGCACCTGCGCGACTCATTGCGTATTGAGATTGGCGAGATGATATATTGCGTTGACGAGGAAGGGACTAAATATGGGGTCCTTGCTACCCACATTGGTAAGGATTTGTTCATAGGTGAAATAATTGAAACAACAAGCCGACACAAAGACACTGCAATTTCTATCTATTTAGTCCAGTCAGTTCCAAAAGGACCCAAAATGGATTTTATTATTCAAAAGTCTACAGAACTTGGTGTTAAGGCTATTGCTCCCGTAATATCTGACAGGTCGGTCGTCAGGATAGATAAGAGTCGGGTGGAAGACAAGTTAAAACGCTGGAAAAAGATCGCCCTCGAAGCGGCCCAGCAATCAAACCGTCTGGATCTGCCGGAGATATCACCTCCAATCTCATTTCATGACTATATGGCATCATTCAAAAAAGGTGACTTAAACCTTATGCTTTATGAAGGAGAAAAAAAGAGGGGGATAAAGGAGGTCATAAGGGGCATCAAGGAGATTAAGGATATTGTAAAAAAAGTCATTATACTTATCGGTCCTGAAGGAGGCCTGTCCCGTGAAGAGGTTGACATTGCAGTGAAAGTTGGATTCACCTCTGTGTCACTTGGCAATCTCATACTCCGTTCTGAGACAGCACCTATCGTTGCGTTGTCCATATTGCAGTATGAGTTTGGACAGATGGGATAG
- the amrB gene encoding AmmeMemoRadiSam system protein B has translation MIRKPAVAGYFYDGSPDGLRNQVENYVSSDADRIKSIGVLSPHAGLIYSGAVAGSVFSRVILPDTFILVGPNHTGRGASVSIFIEGDWSMPNGSVAIDSELARAIEVRSRYASEDYDAHTGEHSLEVQIPFIQYFTRNFKIVPVTMMSTTLEVCREVGAAISHAIKETKKDVLIVASSDMTHYESGKSAMEKDQKAIKKILALDPAGLHHTVKENGITMCGFAPAVTMLYAALELGATKATLVKYMNSGDVSGDYDQVVGYAGMIIS, from the coding sequence ATGATCAGGAAACCTGCTGTCGCCGGCTACTTTTATGATGGCTCACCTGATGGGTTAAGAAATCAGGTAGAGAACTATGTAAGCTCAGATGCTGACCGTATCAAATCCATCGGAGTGCTTTCACCTCATGCGGGACTCATATACTCTGGCGCCGTAGCAGGGTCAGTGTTCTCCAGGGTTATCCTCCCCGATACTTTTATACTTGTTGGCCCAAATCATACTGGCAGGGGTGCATCTGTATCTATATTTATCGAAGGTGACTGGTCTATGCCTAACGGGTCTGTTGCGATAGATTCCGAACTCGCAAGGGCTATTGAGGTAAGGTCAAGGTATGCATCTGAAGATTATGATGCACATACAGGAGAACATAGTCTTGAGGTACAAATACCATTCATTCAGTATTTCACCAGGAATTTCAAAATTGTCCCTGTTACAATGATGAGTACAACACTTGAAGTATGCAGGGAAGTAGGTGCAGCGATAAGTCATGCTATCAAGGAAACAAAGAAGGACGTCCTCATAGTAGCAAGCTCTGACATGACTCATTATGAATCTGGCAAATCTGCAATGGAAAAAGATCAGAAGGCAATCAAAAAAATACTCGCCCTGGACCCCGCCGGACTGCATCACACTGTAAAGGAAAACGGCATTACCATGTGCGGATTCGCACCGGCAGTAACTATGCTTTACGCTGCATTAGAACTGGGCGCAACCAAAGCAACCCTCGTAAAATATATGAACTCAGGAGACGTAAGCGGCGACTATGATCAGGTAGTCGGTTATGCAGGGATGATAATAAGCTGA
- the thiS gene encoding sulfur carrier protein ThiS, translated as MRIRINGKDEETEAVSVLNVLKERNIEPRMVAVEVNSKMIERDDYGTTQLKDGDEIEFLYFMGGGLYE; from the coding sequence ATGAGAATCAGGATTAATGGCAAGGATGAGGAAACGGAAGCAGTTTCGGTTTTGAATGTTTTAAAGGAAAGAAATATAGAGCCGAGGATGGTAGCTGTCGAAGTAAATTCTAAGATGATCGAGCGGGACGATTATGGCACTACACAATTAAAGGATGGTGATGAGATAGAATTTCTCTATTTCATGGGAGGAGGCTTATATGAGTAA